A portion of the Penaeus monodon isolate SGIC_2016 chromosome 28, NSTDA_Pmon_1, whole genome shotgun sequence genome contains these proteins:
- the LOC119591483 gene encoding pancreatic lipase-related protein 2-like isoform X1, translated as MRFTSLVKSRRWEEAARGMARTAESWVCIGPRTLLYLALFLLSIDIGLVSAAFSHGSSFPQELLVDSNRINFPDQNYDVDWNVIEEKNTRNRRDSSTSRSSNLTANHFYLWTRTNAGNTSYHDLDPGRPDTIKNSTFVPRTTYIIVHGFLGWGIESWILFMKDKLLNTSDCNVISVDWPAGTEWFLPSYYTAVSRVPYVGKDTAWLLRKLVDYKELSLKDVHLIGHSLGAHVSGLASKHFKTRVGRISGLDPAGLTFHDVPKQQRLDKSDADYVDVIHTNGCYTFWRPWTDCYGINENLGHSDFWPNGGEHQPACKGVSGDIGCDHELAYTYYLESISYGIDDTYFLARNCSAWDQYEDGECPCGDDAQYMGFFANPAVAGVFYLNTSVAPPFAMRDSVCSPGSKTDAGSNITIIASCTSASIVVIAVTGAIVFVVRRQRKQQADSGLLVENEGSDCDDALLDV; from the exons ATGAGATTCACTAGTCTAGTCAAGAGCAG gaggtgggaggaggcagCAAGGGGCATGGCAAGGACTGCAGAGAGTTGGGTGTGTATTGGGCCAAGAACACTGCTATATTTGGCACTATTCCTGCTATCTATTGACATAGGGCTTGTGAGTGCAGCCTTCTCCCATGGCTCCAGCTTCCCACAGGAGCTCTTGGTGGATAGTAATCGCATCAACTTTCCTGATCAAAACTATGATGTTG ATTGGAATGTTattgaagagaaaaatacaagaaacagGAGAGATTCTTCAACTAGCCGCAGTAGTAATCTGACAGCTAACCATTTCTACCTCTGGAC CAGAACTAATGCTGGTAACACTTCATACCATGATCTTGACCCAGGAAGACCTGATACCATCAAGAACAGTACCTTTGTGCCAAGAACAACTTATATAATAGTACACGGTTTCCTTGGATGGGGTATAGAGTCGTGGATTCTCTTCATGAAAGACA AGCTCCTGAACACCTCTGACTGCAACGTCATATCAGTTGACTGGCCAGCAGGAACTGAGTGGTTTCTTCCATCCTACTATACAGCCGTATCACGTGTTCCTTATGTAGGGAAGGACACTGCTTGGCTTCTCAGAAAGCTAGTGGATTATAAGGAATTGAGTCTGAAAGATGTACACTTGATTGGCCATTCACTTGGGGCCCACGTGTCTGGTCTTGCCTCTAAACACTTCAAGACAAGAGTGGGGAGAATTTCAG GCTTGGATCCTGCTGGTCTGACGTTCCACGATGTGCCCAAACAGCAGCGACTAGATAAATCGGATGCAGATTATGTAGATGTAATTCATACTAATGGTTGCTACACATTCTGGAGACCATGGACA GACTGTTATGGCATCAATGAGAATTTAGGCCACAGCGATTTCTGGCCAAATGGAGGAGAGCATCAGCCAGCCTGCAAAGGTGTGTCAG GTGACATTGGCTGTGACCATGAACTAGCATATACCTACTATCTAGAGAGCATCAGTTATGGCATAGATGACACATACTTCCTTGCTCGTAATTGCTCGGCTTGGGATCAGTATGAAGATGGAGAATGCCCATGCGGAGACGACGCTCAGTACATGGGCTTTTTTGCTAATCCAGC AGTTGCTGGAGTATTCTACTTGAACACCAGTGTTGCCCCTCCCTTTGCCATGAGAGACAGTGTTTGCAGCCCTGGAAGCAAGACGGATGCTGGCTCCAACATTACCATCATAGCTTCTTGCACGTCAGCTTCCATTGTAGTCATAGCTGTTACTGGTGCTATTGTATTTGTTGTTAGAAGGCAAAGGAAGCAGCAGGCTGACAGCGGCTTGTTAGTGGAAAATGAGGGAAGTGATTGTGATGATGCACTTCTGGATGTGTAG
- the LOC119591483 gene encoding pancreatic lipase-related protein 2-like isoform X2 has product MRFTSLVKSRRWEEAARGMARTAESWVCIGPRTLLYLALFLLSIDIGLVSAAFSHGSSFPQELLVDSNRINFPDQNYDVDWNVIEEKNTRNRRDSSTSRSSNLTANHFYLWTRTNAGNTSYHDLDPGRPDTIKNSTFVPRTTYIIVHGFLGWGIESWILFMKDKLLNTSDCNVISVDWPAGTEWFLPSYYTAVSRVPYVGKDTAWLLRKLVDYKELSLKDVHLIGHSLGAHVSGLASKHFKTRVGRISGLDPAGLTFHDVPKQQRLDKSDADYVDVIHTNGCYTFWRPWTDCYGINENLGHSDFWPNGGEHQPACKGDIGCDHELAYTYYLESISYGIDDTYFLARNCSAWDQYEDGECPCGDDAQYMGFFANPAVAGVFYLNTSVAPPFAMRDSVCSPGSKTDAGSNITIIASCTSASIVVIAVTGAIVFVVRRQRKQQADSGLLVENEGSDCDDALLDV; this is encoded by the exons ATGAGATTCACTAGTCTAGTCAAGAGCAG gaggtgggaggaggcagCAAGGGGCATGGCAAGGACTGCAGAGAGTTGGGTGTGTATTGGGCCAAGAACACTGCTATATTTGGCACTATTCCTGCTATCTATTGACATAGGGCTTGTGAGTGCAGCCTTCTCCCATGGCTCCAGCTTCCCACAGGAGCTCTTGGTGGATAGTAATCGCATCAACTTTCCTGATCAAAACTATGATGTTG ATTGGAATGTTattgaagagaaaaatacaagaaacagGAGAGATTCTTCAACTAGCCGCAGTAGTAATCTGACAGCTAACCATTTCTACCTCTGGAC CAGAACTAATGCTGGTAACACTTCATACCATGATCTTGACCCAGGAAGACCTGATACCATCAAGAACAGTACCTTTGTGCCAAGAACAACTTATATAATAGTACACGGTTTCCTTGGATGGGGTATAGAGTCGTGGATTCTCTTCATGAAAGACA AGCTCCTGAACACCTCTGACTGCAACGTCATATCAGTTGACTGGCCAGCAGGAACTGAGTGGTTTCTTCCATCCTACTATACAGCCGTATCACGTGTTCCTTATGTAGGGAAGGACACTGCTTGGCTTCTCAGAAAGCTAGTGGATTATAAGGAATTGAGTCTGAAAGATGTACACTTGATTGGCCATTCACTTGGGGCCCACGTGTCTGGTCTTGCCTCTAAACACTTCAAGACAAGAGTGGGGAGAATTTCAG GCTTGGATCCTGCTGGTCTGACGTTCCACGATGTGCCCAAACAGCAGCGACTAGATAAATCGGATGCAGATTATGTAGATGTAATTCATACTAATGGTTGCTACACATTCTGGAGACCATGGACA GACTGTTATGGCATCAATGAGAATTTAGGCCACAGCGATTTCTGGCCAAATGGAGGAGAGCATCAGCCAGCCTGCAAAG GTGACATTGGCTGTGACCATGAACTAGCATATACCTACTATCTAGAGAGCATCAGTTATGGCATAGATGACACATACTTCCTTGCTCGTAATTGCTCGGCTTGGGATCAGTATGAAGATGGAGAATGCCCATGCGGAGACGACGCTCAGTACATGGGCTTTTTTGCTAATCCAGC AGTTGCTGGAGTATTCTACTTGAACACCAGTGTTGCCCCTCCCTTTGCCATGAGAGACAGTGTTTGCAGCCCTGGAAGCAAGACGGATGCTGGCTCCAACATTACCATCATAGCTTCTTGCACGTCAGCTTCCATTGTAGTCATAGCTGTTACTGGTGCTATTGTATTTGTTGTTAGAAGGCAAAGGAAGCAGCAGGCTGACAGCGGCTTGTTAGTGGAAAATGAGGGAAGTGATTGTGATGATGCACTTCTGGATGTGTAG